From Pseudomonas triticicola, a single genomic window includes:
- a CDS encoding LysE/ArgO family amino acid transporter, giving the protein MWQSYVNGLLVAFGLIMAIGTQNAFVLAQSLRREHHLPVAALCVVCDAILVAAGVFGLATILAQNPTLLAIARWGGATFLIWYGSQALRRACSKQSLEQGENQTVRSLRAVMLSALAVTLLNPHVYLDTVLLIGSLGAQQSVPGAYVVGAASASLLWFFTLALGAAWLAPWLARPSTWRILDLVVALMMFAVAAQLIIAG; this is encoded by the coding sequence ATGTGGCAAAGCTACGTAAACGGCCTGTTGGTGGCGTTCGGCCTGATCATGGCGATCGGCACGCAGAACGCTTTTGTCTTGGCGCAAAGCCTGCGCCGCGAACACCATTTGCCGGTGGCGGCATTATGCGTGGTGTGTGACGCAATTCTGGTCGCGGCCGGGGTGTTCGGCCTGGCGACGATCCTCGCGCAGAACCCGACCCTGCTGGCGATTGCCCGTTGGGGCGGCGCGACGTTTCTGATCTGGTACGGCAGCCAGGCGCTGCGCCGCGCCTGCTCGAAACAGAGCCTTGAGCAAGGCGAAAACCAGACCGTGCGTTCGCTGCGCGCAGTGATGCTCAGCGCTCTGGCGGTGACCTTGCTCAACCCCCACGTTTATCTCGATACGGTATTGCTGATCGGCTCGCTGGGCGCGCAGCAATCGGTGCCGGGCGCCTATGTGGTCGGCGCGGCGAGTGCATCGTTGCTGTGGTTTTTCACCCTGGCCCTTGGCGCGGCATGGCTGGCACCGTGGCTGGCCCGCCCGAGCACCTGGCGCATTCTCGATCTGGTGGTGGCGTTAATGATGTTCGCCGTGGCCGCGCAGTTGATCATCGCCGGATGA
- a CDS encoding LysR family transcriptional regulator ArgP: MFDYKLLSALAAVVEQAGFDRAAQVLGLSQSAISQRIKLLEARVGQPVLVRGTPPSPTEIGRRLLNHVQQVRLLERDLQSVVPALDEEGLPDRLRIALNADSLATWWAAAVGDFCAEQHLLLDLIVEDQTVGLKRMRAGEVAACLCASERPVAGARSVLLGAMRYRALASPAFIARHFPEGVRAEQLPRTPALVFGPDDFLQHRYLALLGVDGAFEHHLCPSSEGFIRLTEAGLGWGLVPELQVREQLQRGVLRELLPDKPIDVPLYWHHWRNGGQLLNLLTEQLLRSSKQWLVA; encoded by the coding sequence ATGTTCGACTATAAATTGCTTTCCGCGCTGGCCGCTGTGGTCGAGCAGGCCGGATTCGATCGCGCCGCACAGGTGCTCGGCCTGTCGCAGTCGGCGATCTCCCAGCGCATCAAATTGCTTGAAGCGCGGGTCGGCCAGCCAGTGCTGGTGCGCGGAACGCCGCCATCGCCGACCGAAATTGGCCGGCGCTTGCTCAACCATGTGCAACAGGTGCGGTTGCTTGAGCGCGATTTGCAATCAGTTGTGCCGGCGCTGGACGAAGAAGGCCTGCCCGATCGCCTGCGCATCGCCCTCAACGCCGACAGCCTCGCCACATGGTGGGCCGCGGCCGTCGGCGATTTCTGCGCCGAGCAGCATTTGTTGCTCGACCTGATCGTCGAAGACCAGACCGTCGGCCTCAAGCGCATGCGTGCCGGTGAAGTGGCTGCGTGCCTGTGCGCCAGCGAGCGCCCGGTGGCCGGCGCACGCAGCGTATTGCTCGGCGCCATGCGTTATCGCGCCTTGGCCAGCCCGGCCTTCATCGCTCGGCATTTTCCCGAAGGCGTGCGCGCCGAACAATTGCCGCGCACCCCGGCGCTGGTGTTCGGTCCGGACGATTTTCTCCAGCATCGCTATCTGGCGCTGTTGGGCGTCGACGGCGCGTTCGAGCATCACTTATGCCCGTCTTCCGAAGGCTTCATTCGCCTGACCGAAGCCGGCCTGGGGTGGGGGCTGGTGCCGGAACTGCAAGTGCGCGAACAGTTGCAACGCGGGGTGCTGCGCGAATTGCTGCCAGATAAACCGATCGACGTGCCGCTGTACTGGCATCATTGGCGCAATGGCGGCCAGTTGCTGAACCTGCTTACCGAACAACTGCTGCGCTCCTCAAAGCAATGGCTAGTGGCTTGA
- a CDS encoding NAD-dependent epimerase/dehydratase family protein codes for MKILVTGASGFIGGRFARFALEQGLEVRVNGRRAESVEHLVRRGAEFVPGDLTDADLVRDLCRDVEAVVHCAGAVGVWGRYQDFHQGNVEVTENVVEACLKQRVRRLVHLSSPSIYFDGRDHLGLTEEQVPKRFKHPYAATKYLAEQKVFGAQEFGLETIALRPRFVTGAGDMSIFPRLLKMQRKGRLAIIGNGLNKVDFTSVQNLNEAMLSSLLAQGSALGKAYNISNGTPVPLWDVVNYVMRRMDVDQVRKYRSYGLAYSVAALNEGACMLWPGRPEPTLSRLGMQVMKKNFTLDISRARHYLDYDPKVSLWAALDEFCAWWKAQDIR; via the coding sequence ATGAAGATTTTGGTTACCGGCGCCAGCGGCTTTATTGGCGGGCGCTTTGCGCGTTTCGCCCTGGAGCAGGGCCTTGAAGTGCGGGTCAACGGTCGCCGGGCCGAGAGCGTCGAGCATCTGGTGCGCCGGGGCGCGGAGTTCGTGCCGGGCGATCTGACCGACGCCGACCTGGTGCGCGACCTGTGCCGCGACGTTGAAGCGGTGGTGCATTGCGCCGGTGCCGTCGGTGTGTGGGGGCGTTATCAGGACTTTCATCAGGGCAATGTCGAAGTCACCGAAAACGTTGTCGAAGCGTGCCTCAAGCAGCGGGTGCGGCGGCTGGTGCATCTGTCGTCGCCGTCGATCTATTTCGATGGCCGCGACCATCTCGGCCTGACCGAAGAGCAAGTGCCCAAGCGCTTCAAGCATCCCTACGCCGCGACCAAGTATCTGGCCGAGCAAAAGGTCTTCGGTGCCCAGGAATTCGGTCTGGAAACCATCGCACTGCGCCCGCGTTTCGTCACCGGTGCCGGCGACATGAGCATCTTCCCGCGCCTGCTGAAGATGCAGCGCAAGGGCCGCCTGGCGATCATCGGCAATGGCTTGAACAAGGTCGATTTCACCAGCGTGCAAAATCTCAACGAAGCCATGCTCAGCAGCCTGTTGGCGCAAGGTTCGGCGCTGGGCAAGGCCTACAACATCAGCAACGGCACGCCGGTGCCGCTGTGGGATGTGGTCAATTACGTGATGCGGCGGATGGACGTCGATCAGGTGCGCAAATATCGCTCCTACGGTCTGGCCTACAGCGTCGCGGCGCTCAACGAAGGCGCGTGCATGCTCTGGCCCGGACGCCCTGAGCCGACCCTGTCGCGCCTGGGCATGCAGGTCATGAAAAAAAATTTCACCCTCGACATCAGCCGCGCCCGGCATTATCTCGACTACGATCCGAAAGTCAGCCTGTGGGCGGCCCTCGATGAGTTCTGTGCGTGGTGGAAAGCCCAGGACATCCGTTGA